A region of the Montipora foliosa isolate CH-2021 unplaced genomic scaffold, ASM3666993v2 scaffold_437, whole genome shotgun sequence genome:
GTAACTTTTCTGAAATTTGTTGACCCTGATACTGGGAAAGCTACTACAGAGTTTCTTGCAATAGATGACGTTTTGGAACATTCTACGTCTGCTAATGCTGAAGCCATTAAGACCGTTTTAATCAGGCAACTTAACGAATCACAAGTGGAGTTAAAAAAACTCACCAGTCTTTCATCGGATGGTGCAAGCGTTATGACTGGTAAGCAAAATGGCGTGGCCGTCTTACTCCGCGAGGAGTCAAAAGTTATGCTAAATGTTCATTGCATATGCCACAGATTGGCATTAGCATGTGGTGATGCTAATGACGAGGTCTCTTATATAAAAACTGTAGAGAAAATATTGGTACAGCTCTGGTCATTCTTCAAGAATTCTGCAAAGAAAACAGCTGCATATGCCAAAGCAGTCAAGGAGTCAAAAGCAATTACCCTTTCAGAAGAAGGCAATAAGAAAATGGCAAAGAAGTTCTCAAAAGCATGTAGGACCCGATGGTTGTCCACAGAAAAGGCCATTCAAGGTGTTTTTGAAGATTTTACGCCTCTAACACAGACTCTCAGAGTCTTTAAAGAAGAGGGCGATGCTCCAGCTACTGGCCTTTCACAATTGTATACGTCGTGTaagcaattaaaatatttaaggaaaTGCTTCTCTAAAAAGATACGTCTTAAGTGCTTTCTTAAAAGATGGTAAAAATAATGAACTTCTAATATTAAATGGTAGGTTATTCCATAGTTTTGGAGCGGCGACTTGAAATGCGCGGTCTCCAAGAGTAGTATAtcttttcaatttttctatttctaATAATAAATTGTCA
Encoded here:
- the LOC137988987 gene encoding zinc finger protein 862-like encodes the protein MKGKDRFQHQWISDNSLSYCEKTGYHWLLFQEGKGMFCIICRKHDTINPQNKSKKFNTEPSVRFKRKTVEEHASHQQHLAAVEAELLSRVSVFQHQVSYREHVRESVYYNAFLSLYWVAKEELANCKFVRLLQLVEDLGVTDLKLFQHRSSGSVREMFLLLGKVIKEHVCKRARLSNCFGLLCDEVCDISCKEQLVTFLKFVDPDTGKATTEFLAIDDVLEHSTSANAEAIKTVLIRQLNESQVELKKLTSLSSDGASVMTGKQNGVAVLLREESKVMLNVHCICHRLALACGDANDEVSYIKTVEKILVQLWSFFKNSAKKTAAYAKAVKESKAITLSEEGNKKMAKKFSKACRTRWLSTEKAIQGVFEDFTPLTQTLRVFKEEGDAPATGLSQLYTSCKQLKYLRKCFSKKIRLKCFLKRW